From a single Callithrix jacchus isolate 240 chromosome 5, calJac240_pri, whole genome shotgun sequence genomic region:
- the LOC128928095 gene encoding uncharacterized protein LOC128928095, which translates to MKNTSWIRKNWILVAGMSFIGVHLGTYFLQRSAKQSVKSQSQIKQKSIEE; encoded by the coding sequence atgaaaaatacCAGTTGGATTAGAAAGAATTGGATTCTTGTAGCTGGGATGTCTTTCATAGGTGTCCATCTTGGAACCTACTTTTTACAGAGGTCTGCAAAGCAGTCTGTAAAATCTCAGTCTCAAATCAAACAAAAGAGCATTGaagaatga